One Microplitis mediator isolate UGA2020A chromosome 3, iyMicMedi2.1, whole genome shotgun sequence DNA segment encodes these proteins:
- the LOC130664847 gene encoding phosphoserine phosphatase: MWFRFRRLYRITFSPLINFKYHLYNKINFFYNSIHKNINYQINNNYCYRQVYLLSSSLRLLDKKKMTTIEDIKMIWRNCDAVSFDVDSTVIREEGIDELAKFCGKGDQVTELTKKAMQGNMTFQQSLAVRLNIIQPNLEQIKDLIRFHPPKLTPGIKELIDKLHEKNKKVFLISGGFRCLISPVAAQLNISPDHIFANRLKFFFTGEFAGFDENELTAKTGGKAKVIKRLKEKYNLKTIVHVGDGATDLEASPPADAFIGFGGNVIRESVKNGSKWFVKDLNQLKDALD, from the exons ATGTGGTTCAGGTTCCGACGATTATACAGAATTACTTTTAGTCCATTAATCAACTTCAAGTATCATCtatataacaaaattaattttttttataacagcaTACATAAAAACATCAACTATCAGatcaacaataattattgttatagacaggtttatttattatcgtcATCATTAAGattattagataaaaaaaaaatgacgactattgaagatattaaaatgatttggaGAAATTGTGATGCTGTATCATTTGATGTTGACTCAACTGTAATACGTGAGGAAGGGATTGATGAACTTGCTAAATTCTGTGGTAAAGGAGATCAAGTAACCGAAtt AACTAAGAAAGCTATGCAAGGGAATATGACTTTTCAACAATCACTAGCAGTACGGCTCAATATAATACAACCAAATTTAGAACAAATAAAAGACTTAATAAGATTTCATCCACCAAAACTCACACCAGGAAtcaa agaattaattgataaattacacgaaaaaaataaaaaagtatttttaatatctggTGGATTTCGTTGCTTAATATCACCAGTAGCTGCCCAATTAAATATATCTCCAGATCATATTTTTGCTaatcgacttaaattttttttcactg GTGAATTTGCTGGATTCGATGAAAATGAATTAACAGCTAAAACTGGTGGTAAAGCTAAAGTTATCAAAaggttaaaagaaaaatataatcttaAAACAATTGTACATGTGGGAGATGGTGCTACTGATTTAGAAGCTTCTCCACCAGCGGATGCATTTATTGGATTTGGTGGTAATGTTATTAGAgaaagtgttaaaaatggatCTAAATGGTTCGTCAAAGATTTAAATCAGCTTAAAGATGCtctcgattaa